A window of Fragaria vesca subsp. vesca linkage group LG7, FraVesHawaii_1.0, whole genome shotgun sequence contains these coding sequences:
- the LOC101295466 gene encoding G-type lectin S-receptor-like serine/threonine-protein kinase B120-like, which produces MPSVDEATSIKWRKGNLIGSGAFGRVYMGMNTQSGEIIAVKEAHTKVLQEEVRLLENLSHPKIVRCLGTEREDETLTMLLEYVPGGSIQSLLEKFGSFSLPVIKRFTKQLLLALEYLHKNGIIHGDIKGANILVGSKGRIKLADFGTSTQAAISGSKPTRGTPYWMAPEVIRGTGHDFSADIWSVGCTVIEMATGNPPWNQQFETIAAFFYCVGTSKSHPPIPEHLSSAAKDFLHECLQKEPTVRPSASELLKHPFLTGKEVESQNLSHSAVMEVEVASSFCQTNSDEIDSMWDNDANSNSVSNPASGGTRTLIVEGAIKQVFSKISKFFKRSSRATRNISQKGEFSYASIMVATQNFSEENKIGHGAFGPVYKGKLVTGQEVAVKRLSKNSNQGELEFMNELRLVNELQHRNIVKMLGCCIHGDEKVIIYEYMEHESLNYHLYGSSGDLLLDWNKRFNIIEGIAQGLVYLHKYSRLRVIHRDIKAGNVLLDAQMNPKIADFGLAKSIADDEETVTTTRICGTMGYMAPEYLMTGILSMKTDVYSYGVLMLEIISGNKNHKAGLNSLVKDAWQLWQKGAGLELVDPKLEASSINEDQLLRCIHVGLLCTEENEDDRPTMSDAISMLTNERVPLPKPIMPAFSRPASSSFMTTGGIHGNGPETMSIKGLSTLGQSIDFTMNSMSYSDFGGR; this is translated from the exons ATGCCATCAGTCGACGAAGCAACCTCGATCAAATGGCGCAAGGGCAATTTGATCGGGTCCGGGGCCTTTGGCCGTGTTTATATGGGCATGAATACTCAATCCGGAGAGATTATTGCTGTTAAAGAG GCTCATACCAAGGTGCTTCAAGAAGAAGTGAGGCTTTTAGAAAACCTGTCTCATCCGAAAATTGTT AGATGTTTAGGAACCGAGAGGGAGGATGAAACCTTGACTATGCTGTTGGAATATGTACCTGGTGGATCCATACAATCACTATTGGAGAAATTTGGATCTTTCTCTCTTCCT GTGATTAAAAGATTCACCAAGCAGTTGTTGCTGGCACTAGAATATCTGCACAAGAATGGAATCATACATGGGGATATTAAG GGAGCAAATATCCTTGTTGGTAGTAAAGGGCGCATTAAACTAGCAGATTTTGGTACATCCACACAG GCAGCCATTTCAGGTTCAAAGCCTACGAGGGGTACACCATACTGGATGGCTCCTGAAGTCATTCGTGGGACTGGTCATGACTT CTCTGCGGATATATGGAGCGTTGGATGCACTGTGATTGAGATGGCCACTGGAAATCCTCCTTGGAACCAACAGTTTGAAACG ATTGCTGCTTTCTTTTACTGTGTAGGGACAAGCAAGTCTCATCCCCCAATCCCTGAGCATCTTTCTTCTGCAGCAAAAGATTTTCTGCATGAGTGTCTGCAAAA GGAACCAACTGTAAGGCCATCCGCATCTGAGTTGCTTAAG CATCCTTTCTTAACTGGGAAAGAAGTGGAGTCTCAGAATCTTTCTCATTCTGCCGTCATG GAAGTAGAAGTGGCATCCTCATTTTGCCAAACAAATTCTGATGAAATTGATAGCATGTGGGACAACGATGCAAACTCCAATTCTGTATCCAATCCAGCTAGTGGCGGAACTAGAACGTTGATTGTGGAGGGAGCCATCAAACAAGTGTTTTCAAAAATTTCTAAGTTCTTTAAGAGGTCGAGCAGAGCTACAAGAAATATATCGCAGAAGGGTGAGTTCAGCTATGCATCTATCATGGTGGCCACACAGAACTTTTCTGAGGAAAATAAGATCGGACATGGGGCATTTGGACCTGTTTATAAG GGAAAATTGGTGACTGGACAAGAAGTAGCTGTGAAAAGGCTTTCAAAGAATTCAAACCAAGGAGAGTTGGAGTTTATGAATGAACTGAGACTCGTGAATGAACTCCAACACAGAAACATTGTTAAGATGTTAGGATGTTGCATTCATGGTGACGAAAAAGTTATAATATACGAGTACATGGAACACGAAAGTTTAAACTACCACTTATATG GTTCCTCCGGTGACTTGCTACTAGATTGGAATAAGCGTTTCAACATAATTGAAGGAATTGCTCAAGGGTTGGTTTACTTGCACAAATACTCCAGATTGAGAGTAATTCATCGAGATATAAAAGCTGGTAATGTTCTACTTGATGCACAAATGAATCCCAAAATTGCTGATTTTGGTTTAGCGAAGAGTATAGCAGATGATGAAGAGACAGTAACAACTACGAGAATTTGTGGGACAAT GGGTTACATGGCTCCGGAGTACCTCATGACGGGCATCTTATCCATGAAAACCGATGTCTACAGTTATGGAGTGTTAATGCTTGAAATCATAAGCGGTAACAAAAATCACAAAGCTGGCCTCAACTCTTTGGTAAAAGAT GCATGGCAGCTATGGCAAAAAGGTGCAGGGCTAGAACTAGTGGATCCAAAACTTGAAGCTTCTAGTATTAACGAAGATCAATTGTTAAGATGCATCCATGTTGGTCTGCTGTGCACGGAAGAAAATGAAGATGATCGGCCGACCATGTCAGATGCGATATCTATGTTGACAAATGAAAGAGTGCCTTTGCCTAAACCAATAATGCCAGCATTTTCTAGGCCAGCATCTTCTAGCTTCATGACTACTGGTGGTATACATGGAAATGGACCAGAAACTATGTCCATCAAAGGTTTATCAACACTTGGCCAAAGTATTGACTTTACAATGAACAGTATGTCCTATTCTGATTTCGGCGGACGTTAA